The Vespula pensylvanica isolate Volc-1 chromosome 5, ASM1446617v1, whole genome shotgun sequence genome includes a window with the following:
- the LOC122629514 gene encoding rab5 GDP/GTP exchange factor isoform X2 yields the protein MYSIKTPSLRIDEADLKCKNGCGYYGNAEWEGYCSKCHREHLQKQRAQREDTSNKTLPTGYHKQEEKKSQQEKKYKLLNISFRKPTSKLQGCQELLYELTKDNSDLEKVRTENRDLIASIVKTPVEKDVRKCIHSFVVDILQNKDIKRIEELSEITQNFYQVFAKRLENSVKYTDISADIKERLLDYVEKYSMTLLYRILFCPPFTTDEEKDLAIQKRIRQLNWVSGKNLECRIHETSSEVRELVYTSITDLLNMDSAKAPQEKLACVIYCCRNIFLLLQQSVGGPASADEFLPALIFIVLKANPARLKSNINFITRFCNASRLMTGEGGYYFTNLCCAVSFIENLTAESLNMAEKDFNAYMSGERVPPNTWESALMMCESLHLMCEDITLLDNLKAKNLEIINEAKELQSRMTQFKQDIEVKVAAAIEKSPLLITHSQKLPTNLDSDNIENYQLPPPIIPQVYSHPVSDQSNNTLLANNSVDLRTSLMDDCITPSPTFDFPSFTGDGSLDVSKADDETSLISLDTQCDLLMTDSQLHEKDTPDILLGNSSTSNANLVSSIESIGQEDYHGFTIQGSHIPTIPCSTGDLSINSAELSSDNHYSTYFHKM from the exons atgtATTCTATAAAAACACCTTCGCTTCGCATCGACGAGGCAGAtttgaaatgtaaaaatgGTTGTGGTTATTATGGTAACGCAGAATGGGAAGGCTATTGCAGCAAATGTCATCGAGAACATTTACAAAAGCAACGAGCACAAAGAGA AGATACATCTAATAAAACTTTACCTACTGGATATCATaaacaggaagaaaaaaaatcgcaacaagaaaagaagtataaattattaaatatttctttccgaAAGCCTACATCAAAGT tACAAGGATGCCAAGAATTACTTTATGAATTAACAAAGGACAATTCAGATCTTGAAAAAGTAAGAACTGAAAATAGAGATCTTATAGCTTCAATTGTGAAAACACCAGTTGAAAAAGATGTACGAAAATGTATACATTCATTTGTAGTAGATATTCTTCAGAACAAAGATAtcaaaagaatagaagaattaTCAGAAATAACACAGAATTTTTATCAAGTGTTTGCTAAACGTTTAGAAAATAGTGTTAAATATACAG atatatctgcagatattaaagaaagattattagattatgttgaaaaatattctatgacATTATTGTACAGAATTCTATTTTGTCCACCATTCACAacagatgaagaaaaagatttagcAATTCAAAAAAG aATAAGACAATTAAACTGGGTCAGTGGCAAGAATTTAGAATGTAGAATTCATGAAACAAGTTCTGAAGTTAGAGAACTTGTGTATACATCTATAACAg atttACTAAATATGGATTCTGCTAAAGCTCCACAAGAAAAATTAGCATGTGTTATTTATTGctgtagaaatatatttttgttattacaacAATCTGTAGGTGGTCCAGCTTCTGCAGATGAATTTTTACCTgctcttatttttattgttttaaaagCCAATCCTGCACGgcttaaaagtaatattaactTCATAACAAGATTTTGTAATGCTAGCAGACTAATGACAGGAGAAGGGGGATACTACTTTACAAATTTG TGTTGTGCTGTATCTTTCATTGAAAACTTAACTGCTGAATCTTTGAATATGGCTGAGAAAGATTTTAATGCATATATGTCAGGAGAAAGAGTACCACCAAATACGTGGGAATCAGCACTAATGATGTGTGaa AGCTTGCACTTGATGTGTGAAGATATAACGTTACTTGATAATTTAAAGgcaaaaaatttagaaataataaatgaagcaAAAGAATTACAATCTAGAATGACACAATTTAAACAAGATATAGAAGTTAAAGTAGCTGCTGCAATTGAGAAATCACCATTATTAATAACGCATAGTCAAAAATTGCCTACAAATTTAGATTCAGATAATATTGAAAACTACCAGTTACCTCCGCCTATTATACCTCAG gtATATTCACACCCTGTTAGCGACCAATCCAATAACACTTTACTGGCAAATAATTCAGTTGATTTAAGAACTTCACTGATGGATGATTGTATTACACCGTCTCCAACATTTGATTTTCCTTCCTTCACTGGTGATGGTAGTTTAGATGTTAGTAAAGCAGATGATGAAACAAGTCTAATCAGTTTAGATACACAATGTGATTTATTGATGACTGATTCTCAATTACATGAAAAAGATACACCTGATATATTACTGGGAAATTCAAGTACTTCTAATGCAAATCTCGTATCATCTATTGAATCAATAGGTCAGGAAGATTATCATGGTTTTACTATACAAGGATCCCATATACCAACAATTCCTTGCAGTACAGGTGATTTGTCCATTAATTCTGCAGAATTGTCATCGGATAATCATTATTCTACATATTTCCACAAGATGTAA
- the LOC122629514 gene encoding rab5 GDP/GTP exchange factor isoform X1, with protein sequence MYSIKTPSLRIDEADLKCKNGCGYYGNAEWEGYCSKCHREHLQKQRAQREYISNLQTVDVDTSNKTLPTGYHKQEEKKSQQEKKYKLLNISFRKPTSKLQGCQELLYELTKDNSDLEKVRTENRDLIASIVKTPVEKDVRKCIHSFVVDILQNKDIKRIEELSEITQNFYQVFAKRLENSVKYTDISADIKERLLDYVEKYSMTLLYRILFCPPFTTDEEKDLAIQKRIRQLNWVSGKNLECRIHETSSEVRELVYTSITDLLNMDSAKAPQEKLACVIYCCRNIFLLLQQSVGGPASADEFLPALIFIVLKANPARLKSNINFITRFCNASRLMTGEGGYYFTNLCCAVSFIENLTAESLNMAEKDFNAYMSGERVPPNTWESALMMCESLHLMCEDITLLDNLKAKNLEIINEAKELQSRMTQFKQDIEVKVAAAIEKSPLLITHSQKLPTNLDSDNIENYQLPPPIIPQVYSHPVSDQSNNTLLANNSVDLRTSLMDDCITPSPTFDFPSFTGDGSLDVSKADDETSLISLDTQCDLLMTDSQLHEKDTPDILLGNSSTSNANLVSSIESIGQEDYHGFTIQGSHIPTIPCSTGDLSINSAELSSDNHYSTYFHKM encoded by the exons atgtATTCTATAAAAACACCTTCGCTTCGCATCGACGAGGCAGAtttgaaatgtaaaaatgGTTGTGGTTATTATGGTAACGCAGAATGGGAAGGCTATTGCAGCAAATGTCATCGAGAACATTTACAAAAGCAACGAGCACAAAGAGAGTATATATCAAACTTACAAACTGTCGATGT AGATACATCTAATAAAACTTTACCTACTGGATATCATaaacaggaagaaaaaaaatcgcaacaagaaaagaagtataaattattaaatatttctttccgaAAGCCTACATCAAAGT tACAAGGATGCCAAGAATTACTTTATGAATTAACAAAGGACAATTCAGATCTTGAAAAAGTAAGAACTGAAAATAGAGATCTTATAGCTTCAATTGTGAAAACACCAGTTGAAAAAGATGTACGAAAATGTATACATTCATTTGTAGTAGATATTCTTCAGAACAAAGATAtcaaaagaatagaagaattaTCAGAAATAACACAGAATTTTTATCAAGTGTTTGCTAAACGTTTAGAAAATAGTGTTAAATATACAG atatatctgcagatattaaagaaagattattagattatgttgaaaaatattctatgacATTATTGTACAGAATTCTATTTTGTCCACCATTCACAacagatgaagaaaaagatttagcAATTCAAAAAAG aATAAGACAATTAAACTGGGTCAGTGGCAAGAATTTAGAATGTAGAATTCATGAAACAAGTTCTGAAGTTAGAGAACTTGTGTATACATCTATAACAg atttACTAAATATGGATTCTGCTAAAGCTCCACAAGAAAAATTAGCATGTGTTATTTATTGctgtagaaatatatttttgttattacaacAATCTGTAGGTGGTCCAGCTTCTGCAGATGAATTTTTACCTgctcttatttttattgttttaaaagCCAATCCTGCACGgcttaaaagtaatattaactTCATAACAAGATTTTGTAATGCTAGCAGACTAATGACAGGAGAAGGGGGATACTACTTTACAAATTTG TGTTGTGCTGTATCTTTCATTGAAAACTTAACTGCTGAATCTTTGAATATGGCTGAGAAAGATTTTAATGCATATATGTCAGGAGAAAGAGTACCACCAAATACGTGGGAATCAGCACTAATGATGTGTGaa AGCTTGCACTTGATGTGTGAAGATATAACGTTACTTGATAATTTAAAGgcaaaaaatttagaaataataaatgaagcaAAAGAATTACAATCTAGAATGACACAATTTAAACAAGATATAGAAGTTAAAGTAGCTGCTGCAATTGAGAAATCACCATTATTAATAACGCATAGTCAAAAATTGCCTACAAATTTAGATTCAGATAATATTGAAAACTACCAGTTACCTCCGCCTATTATACCTCAG gtATATTCACACCCTGTTAGCGACCAATCCAATAACACTTTACTGGCAAATAATTCAGTTGATTTAAGAACTTCACTGATGGATGATTGTATTACACCGTCTCCAACATTTGATTTTCCTTCCTTCACTGGTGATGGTAGTTTAGATGTTAGTAAAGCAGATGATGAAACAAGTCTAATCAGTTTAGATACACAATGTGATTTATTGATGACTGATTCTCAATTACATGAAAAAGATACACCTGATATATTACTGGGAAATTCAAGTACTTCTAATGCAAATCTCGTATCATCTATTGAATCAATAGGTCAGGAAGATTATCATGGTTTTACTATACAAGGATCCCATATACCAACAATTCCTTGCAGTACAGGTGATTTGTCCATTAATTCTGCAGAATTGTCATCGGATAATCATTATTCTACATATTTCCACAAGATGTAA